CATTGGCCTTATGGCTATAACGCTTTTCATGCGGAGGTTACCGATTTGTTAAAGCAGGGCACTACAAATAAATTAGCCGTTCGTTTAGAAAATAAAGAACAGTCTTCCCGTTGGTATCCGGGGGCAGGTTTGTATCGCAATGTACATTTAATTATAACGCAGGATGTGCATATTCCTATTTGGGGAACCTATCTTACCACACCTTCGGTAAGAAAGGAGCTGGCGAGTGTAAGATTACAAACGAAAATTGCTGGTCTTAAAGAGGGAGAAAAAGCAAACATAAAGTTAGAAACAGATATTCTTGACGCTAACGGAAAAGTAGTTATTAGCAAAGCTACATCCGATAATTTAGAAAGAGCATCCATAGATCAGCATTTTTTATTGAAAAATCCACAGCTGTGGTCTCCGGAATCACCTGTCTTATATAAAGCTGTTTCTAAACTTTATAAAGACGGAGTTTTAAAAGATACCTACGAAACTACATTTGGTATACGTACCGTTATGTTTAATGCAGAAAATGGATTTACACTTAATGGCGTAAAGCGCAAATTTCAGGGAGTATGTAACCATCACGATTTGGGGCCATTGGGAGCTGCAGAGAATGAGGCCGCGTTACGCAGAAGACTACTCATGCTGAAAGATATGGGAGCGGATGCTATTAGAACAGCTCATAATATGCCATCTCCCGAACTGGTTAAACTATGCGACGAATTGGGAATTATGCTGATTGTTGAATCCTTTGACGAATGGAAAGCTCCAAAAATGAAAAATGGATACAATCAGTTATTTGATCAATGGGTAGAGAAGGATTTAATTAATATGATCCACGCTAACCGAAACAGCCCTTCAGTTATTCTATGGAGCATAGGAAATGAAGTTCCGGATCAGGGAACACCCAATGGCGTAGAAATAGCGGCAAGATTGCAGGATATCTGTCACCGTGAGGATCCTACCAGATTAGTAACCGTTGGTATGGATAAAATAGATGCGGTATTGAAAAATGGTTTTGCTGCAGTACTCGATCTTCCTGGTTTTAATTATAAGCCTTCCAGATATGCAGAAGCTTATAAAGTTTTACCACAAGGCTTTATACTAGGATCCGAGACGGCTTCAACAGTAAGCTCCAGAGGTGTTTATAAGTTTCCGGTTAAGACAGGGCCCGATCTTATTTATCCGGACAATCAAAGCTCTTCTTATGATATGGAACATTGCGCCTGGTCACAAACACCTGATGATGAGTTTATCGCTCAGGATAAATTAGATTATACCATTGGTGAATTCGTTTGGACCGGTTTTGATTATTTAGGCGAGCCAGCTCCATACGAGTCCCACTGGCCTTCTCACAGCTCTTATTTCGGTATTATTGATTTGGCAGGCATACCTAAAGACCGTTATTATTTGTATCGCTCTCGTTGGAACACAAAGGAGAAAACTTTGCATTTGTTGCCACATTGGACATGGCCGGGAAGAGAAGGCGAAATAACGCCAGTTTTCTGTTATACCAATTATCCGGCTGCAGAACTATTTGTAAACGGGAAAAGTATGGGAGTTAAGAAAAAAGATGATTCGGATCTTTTTGGAAGAAACAGACTAATGTGGAATGAAGTAAAATACGAGCCAGGAAATATAAAAGTTGTTGCATTGGATGCTGCCGGCAATCCAGTAGAAGAACGTGTAATAAGCACCGCTGGTAAACCATATAAAATTATTTTAGAAGCTGACAGAAAAATGTTAAAAGCTGATGGAAAAGATCTGGGATTTATTACAGTAACAATAGTTGATGCAAATGGAAATATTTGCCCTCATGCTGATAACGAGATTCTAGCTAATGTTAAAGGTAGTGTAAGCTTTAAAACAATCGCAAATGGTGACCCTACGAATTTGCAACTTTTCCATGAACCGCATATGAAAGTATTTAGTGGAAAACTAGTTATTACGGTTCAATCTTCTGAACTTAAAGGGAAAGGGGAGCTAACGGTTTCAGCCAAAGGGTTAGCCTCTGCAAAAATCGACTTTAAAATAGGGGATTAGTGCTACTGTAACATAAATTGCTAGAGAGGCTGTTTCGACTTTGATAGGAGACAGCCTCCTGGACAATATAGTAAACATGACTGGAACCTTTTTTAGAAAACCTCTTCTGGTAATTTTTTGATTTTCTGTGCTTTATGAAAACTTAATGTTTTTTACGTTGTTCTTTTAGAAACTTAAAAAATATGAAAGATTCTATCCTTAAAACTATTAACAGCGCGATAAAACATTGGTTTATACCATTAATCGTAGGGATTCTGTTTTTAATATTAAGCTTTTATGTATGGGTGCAACCAATAGGCTCCTATATCGCGTTAGCTGTAATTTTTAGTATTTCGTTTTTGCTTAGCGGAATAGCTGAAATTATTTTCTCTCTTTCAAATAAATCAGAAATGGATAACTGGGCCTGGACATTGGCATTTGGTATTATAAACGTATTAATAGGTATTCTATTAATGGCTAATCCAGCTTTGAGTATGGTTACTCTGGCACTTTATGTTGGATTCATCATCGTTTTTCGTTCAATATCAGGAATAAGCGCTTCCATAGAACTGAAAAACTACGGAGTAGGTAATTGGGGCTGGATGATGTTTTGGAGCATTCTGGGACTTATTTTTGGCTTTATACTATTATGGAATCCCTTATTTGCAGGTCTTACTTTAGTAGCCTGGACAGCTTTAGGCTTTCTGGCAATGGGAATTTTTAGTATATCTTTCGCTCTGAAACTAAAAAGCCTGAAAAATTTAAAAAATGACTTGTCTTCCCGCTCAGAATAGAAATTCTTTTGAAATAGAAAAGCAGAATCTGTTTGTAGATTCTGCTTTTTATTATTTGGATTTTCTGTCCGACTATACCGTCATGATGTCTTTTTCTTTACCTTCAATCATCACATCTATTTTTGCAATAAATCCATCTGTAATCTTCTGAACCTCTGCTTCGCCTGCTTTAATTTCATCCTCGGAAACACCTTCGCTTTTTAATTTTTTAATACTTTCGTTAGTGTTTTTTCTGATATTTCTGATACTTATTTTACCTGCTTCCGCTTCTTCCTTCGCTTGTTTTACCAGCTGTTTTCTTCTTTCTTCCGTTAAAGGAGGTACATTAAGCCTAACTACAGAACCATCGTTTTGTGGGTTTAAACCACAATTAGAATTAAGAATACCTTTTTCTATAGGGCCAATCATTGATTTTTCCCAAGGCTGAACAACAATTGTTCTCGCGTCAGGCGTATTGATGTTGGCAACTTGAGCAAGAGGAGTGGGAGAACCATAATATTCTACAAGGACACCATCCAGCATTGAAGGTGACGCTTTCCCTGCTCTAATTTTCATAAGTTCGTTATCTGTATGAGTAATAGCTTTTTGCATTGTCGCTTTAGCTTCCTCTAATTCTAACTTAATGAATTCGTTCATCTTGTTTTAGTATTTTGAGCTTAATTATTTTACTAATGTACCAATATTTTCGCCTTCAATAAGTTTCATCAGATTACCACCTTTGTCCATATCGAAAACGATTATTGGAAGGTTGTTTTCATCACAAAGTGTGAAGGCCGTCATATCCATGACATTTAAATCTTTAGCGTAAACCTCCTGAAAGCTTAGAGAATCAAATTTTGTTGCAGAAGGATCTTTCTCCGGATCGGCAGTATAAATCCCGTCTACTCTTGTCCCTTTCAGTACAACATCGGCTTTAATTTCTATCGCTCTTAATGCTGCTGCAGAATCTGTTGTGAAATATGGATTACCAGTGCCAGCTCCGAAAATAACTACTCTGCCTTTTTCTAAATGTCTGATAGCCCTTCTTCTCACATAAGGCTCACAGATTTGTTCCATTTTGATAGCAGACTGTAATCTGGTGTAAACACCAATCGTCTCCAGTGCATTTTGAAGCGCCATTGAATTGATTACAGTAGCAAGCATTCCCATATAATCGGCCTGCGCTCTATCCATACCAGATTTTTCAGCACTTAAGCCACGAAAAATATTTCCTCCGCCAATTACAACAGCAACTTCAATTCCTTTCTCTTTAACGGCTTTTATCTCTTCTGCGTATTGTAAAACGCGGGCATTGTCTATACCATATTGTTGCGAACCCATTAAAGATTCGCCACTTAGTTTCAGTAGAATTCTTTTGTACTTCATCAAACGGGTGATTTTGGCAAAAATAGGAAATTATTTTAGATTTTAGGTAGGGGAGATGTTTACCGGTTCGCCATTTTACGCTACTGATTTCCTGTTGCAATTAAGTATCAGTACTTTAGATTATAAATGGATTAGTTGTCTGTCTTTAGTTCATCATAAACTTGACATGAATCTTAAACAACAAAAAATCCCCACCTTTTTAAAGATGAGGATAATATGATTTTACAAGTTGGTTGCTTGCTACAAAATCTTAAGACTTATAAAACTAAGCACCTAAAGCAACTCTTTTGAATGCAGTAACAGTTAAACCGTTAGATACACTGTTTAAGAATGCTTTGATATCTTTAGAAGAATCTTTAACGAACTCCTGGTTCAATAAAGTGTTTTCTTTATAGAATTTGTTTAATTTACCAGCAGCAATTTTCTCTACCATTTCTTCTGGTTTACCTTCTGCTCTGATTTGTTCTTTCGCAATCTCCAACTCTCTTTCGATAGTTTTAGAATCAACGTCACCTTTATCCAAAGCAACAGGGTTCATAGCTGCAATTTGCATAGCAACATCTTTACCTGCGTCTTCACCACCATTAACAACTGCGCTTAAGCCCACCAATACACCTAAACGGTAGTTACCGTGGATGTAAGGAACAACTTGCTCAGCCTCGATAGTTTCGAACTTAGAAACACCAATTTTTTCGCCAATTTTACCAGTTTGGTCAATAATTAAATCAGCAATTTTGTTTCCGTTCAATTCTAAAGCCAATAAATCTTCTAAAGAAGAAGGATTGTTTTCGATAGCTTTGTCAGCAATAGAGTTTGCAAAAGCGATAAAGTCAGCATTTTTCGCTACGAAGTCAGTCTCGCAGTTTACTTCCACAACAACACCTCTCTTGCCATCAGCAGTAGTTTTGGCGATAACAACACCTTCGTTAGACTCTCTATCCTGACGGCTAGCAGCAACTTTAGCTCCTTTTTTACGTAAATAATCGATTGCAGCTTCGAAGTCGCCGTTAGCTTCAACTAAAGCTTTTTTGCAATCCATCATACCAGCGCCAGTTTGTTGGCGTAATTTATTTACATCAGATGCTGAAATTTGTACAGACATTTTGTTCGATTTTAAAAGTTTTTCTTTATAAAAGTAAGGGGTTGCTAGCCGTCAGTTGTAGCATAAACCAACAACTAAAAACCAACAACCCCTATTTATTTAAAAATTATTATTCGCCTTGAGTTTCTTCTGCAACTTTTTTAGATCTTTTTGCAGATTCCTCTTTTGCTTCAGGAGCGTCTACTTTAGCTTTAGCTGCTGCTGCTTCTTTGTCTGCTTCAGCATCTTTCTCTTGTTTACGCTCTTCTAAACCTTCTTCAATAGCTTTAATAATGATACCAGTAATCAAAGAGATTGATTTTGTAGCATCGTCATTCGCTGGAATAGGGAAATCGATGTTAGAAGGATCAGAGTTTGTATCTACCATTGCGAAAGTAGGGATATTTAATTTCATAGCCTCACTAACAGCAATGTGCTCTTTCTTAACGTCGATAATGAATAAAGCAGCTGGTAAACGGTTTAAATCAGCAATACCACCTAAAAGGTTTTCTAATTTAATACGCTCACGTTGAATCATTAACTTCTCTTTTTTAGATAAAACGTCAAAAGTACCGTCTTTAGTCATTTTATCGATGTTAGTCATCTTTTTGATAGATTTTCTAACAGTAGTGAAGTTAGTTAACATACCACCTAACCATCTTTCAGTTACGAAAGGCATGTTTACTGATTTTGCTTTCTCTGCAACGATATCTTTAGCTTGTTTTTTTGTAGAAACAAATAAAACTTTACGTCCAGATTTAACAATTTGTTTGATAGCTGCTGCAGCTTCTTCAACTTTAACTAAAGTTTTGTTTAAGTCGATAATATGGATCCCATTGCGCTCCATGAAAATGTATTGCGCCATTTTAGGATTCCACTTTCTGGTAAGGTGACCGAAGTGTACACCTGCATCCAATAAGTCTTGATAAGTTGTTCTTGCCATTGTTGTGTCCTCCTAAAATTAACGTTTACTGAACTGGAATCTCTTACGAGCTTTAGCTCTACCTGGTTTCTTACGCTCAACCATACGGTTATCACGAGTCATTAAACCTTTAGCTCTTAGAGCAGGTTTTCTGATAGAATCTAATTCAACAATAGCTTTAGCGATCGCTAAACGAACAGCTTCTGCCTGACCTTTTACTCCTCCACCTGCTACGTTTACTTTTACATCATATTGACCAGTAACCTCAGCA
This genomic interval from Pseudopedobacter saltans DSM 12145 contains the following:
- a CDS encoding HdeD family acid-resistance protein produces the protein MKDSILKTINSAIKHWFIPLIVGILFLILSFYVWVQPIGSYIALAVIFSISFLLSGIAEIIFSLSNKSEMDNWAWTLAFGIINVLIGILLMANPALSMVTLALYVGFIIVFRSISGISASIELKNYGVGNWGWMMFWSILGLIFGFILLWNPLFAGLTLVAWTALGFLAMGIFSISFALKLKSLKNLKNDLSSRSE
- the tsf gene encoding translation elongation factor Ts, yielding MSVQISASDVNKLRQQTGAGMMDCKKALVEANGDFEAAIDYLRKKGAKVAASRQDRESNEGVVIAKTTADGKRGVVVEVNCETDFVAKNADFIAFANSIADKAIENNPSSLEDLLALELNGNKIADLIIDQTGKIGEKIGVSKFETIEAEQVVPYIHGNYRLGVLVGLSAVVNGGEDAGKDVAMQIAAMNPVALDKGDVDSKTIERELEIAKEQIRAEGKPEEMVEKIAAGKLNKFYKENTLLNQEFVKDSSKDIKAFLNSVSNGLTVTAFKRVALGA
- the rpsB gene encoding 30S ribosomal protein S2 — its product is MARTTYQDLLDAGVHFGHLTRKWNPKMAQYIFMERNGIHIIDLNKTLVKVEEAAAAIKQIVKSGRKVLFVSTKKQAKDIVAEKAKSVNMPFVTERWLGGMLTNFTTVRKSIKKMTNIDKMTKDGTFDVLSKKEKLMIQRERIKLENLLGGIADLNRLPAALFIIDVKKEHIAVSEAMKLNIPTFAMVDTNSDPSNIDFPIPANDDATKSISLITGIIIKAIEEGLEERKQEKDAEADKEAAAAKAKVDAPEAKEESAKRSKKVAEETQGE
- the frr gene encoding ribosome recycling factor; its protein translation is MNEFIKLELEEAKATMQKAITHTDNELMKIRAGKASPSMLDGVLVEYYGSPTPLAQVANINTPDARTIVVQPWEKSMIGPIEKGILNSNCGLNPQNDGSVVRLNVPPLTEERRKQLVKQAKEEAEAGKISIRNIRKNTNESIKKLKSEGVSEDEIKAGEAEVQKITDGFIAKIDVMIEGKEKDIMTV
- the galB gene encoding beta-galactosidase GalB encodes the protein MMRIPGYFSIFLLFLTTSLSAQQRKEFYLNKGWKFAKDDFQQATANDFNDKNWEQVVVPHDWAIKGPFDRNNDLQVVKIVQNGEKVASEKTGRTGGLPYIGIGWYRLDLPLQQLKSGERVFLKFDGAMSNAQVFVNGKEATHWPYGYNAFHAEVTDLLKQGTTNKLAVRLENKEQSSRWYPGAGLYRNVHLIITQDVHIPIWGTYLTTPSVRKELASVRLQTKIAGLKEGEKANIKLETDILDANGKVVISKATSDNLERASIDQHFLLKNPQLWSPESPVLYKAVSKLYKDGVLKDTYETTFGIRTVMFNAENGFTLNGVKRKFQGVCNHHDLGPLGAAENEAALRRRLLMLKDMGADAIRTAHNMPSPELVKLCDELGIMLIVESFDEWKAPKMKNGYNQLFDQWVEKDLINMIHANRNSPSVILWSIGNEVPDQGTPNGVEIAARLQDICHREDPTRLVTVGMDKIDAVLKNGFAAVLDLPGFNYKPSRYAEAYKVLPQGFILGSETASTVSSRGVYKFPVKTGPDLIYPDNQSSSYDMEHCAWSQTPDDEFIAQDKLDYTIGEFVWTGFDYLGEPAPYESHWPSHSSYFGIIDLAGIPKDRYYLYRSRWNTKEKTLHLLPHWTWPGREGEITPVFCYTNYPAAELFVNGKSMGVKKKDDSDLFGRNRLMWNEVKYEPGNIKVVALDAAGNPVEERVISTAGKPYKIILEADRKMLKADGKDLGFITVTIVDANGNICPHADNEILANVKGSVSFKTIANGDPTNLQLFHEPHMKVFSGKLVITVQSSELKGKGELTVSAKGLASAKIDFKIGD
- the pyrH gene encoding UMP kinase, with amino-acid sequence MKYKRILLKLSGESLMGSQQYGIDNARVLQYAEEIKAVKEKGIEVAVVIGGGNIFRGLSAEKSGMDRAQADYMGMLATVINSMALQNALETIGVYTRLQSAIKMEQICEPYVRRRAIRHLEKGRVVIFGAGTGNPYFTTDSAAALRAIEIKADVVLKGTRVDGIYTADPEKDPSATKFDSLSFQEVYAKDLNVMDMTAFTLCDENNLPIIVFDMDKGGNLMKLIEGENIGTLVK
- the rpsI gene encoding 30S ribosomal protein S9; its protein translation is MSVTNTSGRRKTAVARIYLTEGNGTITVNGKDYTEYFPTLPLQYIVNQAFIVAEVTGQYDVKVNVAGGGVKGQAEAVRLAIAKAIVELDSIRKPALRAKGLMTRDNRMVERKKPGRAKARKRFQFSKR